The proteins below come from a single Mycosarcoma maydis chromosome 19, whole genome shotgun sequence genomic window:
- a CDS encoding putative tubulin beta chain — translation MRELITFACGQAGNQISSAFWQCILNEHGLDGDGRYIGDNEAEQLCKVGVFFEPSGQEGKYVPRSIQVDLEPGTMDTIRSGPLGKLFRPDNYINGESGAGNNFAKGYYTEGAELLDQVLDVARKEAEKADMLQGFQLVHSLGGGTGSGLGTNLLTKLREEFPDRMLATWSVLPSPKVSDTVVEPYNATLSFHQLVENSDMTFCLDNEALYDICQRTLRTKNPTYSDLNSIISFAMSGCSTTLRFPGQLNSDLRKMGVNLVPFPRLHFFTTGFAPLVAPGSKAYQSLKTSELIAQGYDPKNIMAAIDPRHGKYLTVAAIFRGKVNARDVENEMYNLREKNPAGFVEWIPNNVLTSLCDIAPPQLKMSATFIANTTSIQELFKRTHDQFSLMFRRKAFLHWYTGEGMDEMEFTEAESNLMDLIAEYQQYETAGVDDLGDEELYEGEYEEQGHEHVYDQQPYDAHEESIQYADEQ, via the exons ATGCGTGAGCTCATCAC ATTCGCCTGTGGTCAGGCAGGTAACCAGATCTCTTCGGCCTTTTGGCAATGCATCCTCAACGAGCACGgtcttgatggcgacggC CGATACATTGGCGATAATGAAGCCGAGCAACTCTGCAAGGTCGGCGTCTTCTTTGAGCCGTCTGGCCAGGAAGGCAAGTATGTCCCTCGTTCGATTCAGGTCGACTTGGAACCGGGAACAATGGACACGATCCGCTCTGGTCCACTCGGCAAACTCTTCCGCCCCGACAACTACATCAACGGTGAATCCGGAGCCGGCAACAACTTCGCAAAAGGCTACTATACTGAGGGAGCCGAGTTGCTCGACCAGGTGCTTGATGTGGCACGTAAGGAAGCTGAGAAAGCTGACATGCTTCAAGGATTCCAACTCGTCCACTCGCTCGGTGGTGGTACGGGTTCCGGTTTGGGCACCAACCTTCTGACCAAGCTGCGCGAAGAGTTCCCGGACCGTATGCTGGCCACGTGGTCGGTCTTGCCCTCTCCCAAGGTGTCGGATACGGTGGTGGAGCCGTACAATGCTACGCTGTCGTTCCACCAGCTGGTGGAGAACTCAGATATGACCTTCTGTCTGGACAATGAAGCGCTGTACGACATCTGCCAGCGCACGCTGCGCACAAAGAATCCTACGTACTCGGACCTGAACTCGATCATCTCGTTTGCCATGTCTGGATGCTCGACTACGCTGCGATTCCCGGGACAGCTGAACTCGGATTTGCGCAAGATGGGTGTCAACTTGGTGCCTTTCCCGCGTCTTCACTTTTTCACCACTGGATTTGCACCGCTGGTTGCGCCTGGATCGAAAGCGTACCAATCGCTCAAGACATCCGAGTTGATCGCACAGGGGTACGATCCCAAGAACATTATGGCGGCTATTGATCCACGTCACGGCAAGTACCTCACCGTCGCTGCGATCTTCCGAGGCAAAGTCAACGCGAGGGATGTCGAAAACGAAATGTACAACTTGCGCGAAAAGAATCCGGCCGGTTTCGTCGAGTGGATCCCCAACAACGTGCTCACGAGCCTGTGTGACATTGCACCACCTCAACTCAAGATGTCGGCCACTTTCATCGCCAACACAACGTCGATCCAAGAATTGTTCAAGCGAACACACGATCAATTCAGTCTCATGTTCAGGAGGAAGGCGTTCTTGCACTGGTACACGGGCGAGGGTATGGATGAGATGGAGTTTACAGAGGCAGAGTCCAATTTGATGGATCTTATCGCTGAGTATCAGCAGTACGAGACGGCTGGCGTAGACGATCTCGGTGACGAAGAGCTGTATGAGGGCGAGTACGAGGAACAAGGCCACGAGCACGTATACGATCAACAACCCTATGACGCCCACGAAGAATCCATCCAGTATGCTGATGAACAATGA
- a CDS encoding uncharacterized protein (related to RLM1 - MADS-box transcription factor), with protein MGRKKIKIQPIKEDRNRSVTYLKRKAGLFKKAHELAVLTDSQVAVIVFGHNGKLAEFCSTDIDLLLLRYTEYDGIAERKGPRNYLHLDKDSDDNDDDDNDNDENDNDSADGPNEHFADPNRANGRETAGGSGRNAKGLSGTKRKSEHRSPSGRSNGFNPSSVAAAAASSSLGAGFDIATGPSAKQTLNAAIRQKSQNHSSTHSTSVAADFVPTQGVYHSVPFGHATMPDPGMQHEHSVMGASMTSMAPKMSSPAMPEANNRVTGQATSSSSASANPTRAQAIANMSICMPTDDRIPSFISPTIPGFGLTPGGTVVTPGGRRFSFSDVLSRSCTNMTVQRPVTASSSLVPHLFHTDTLSLTATPPQDASLSAVLRSSSPLIARPATTAFHRSMTPTYSQATYAPTSEASLVHNNASSFGADIIRPFTAAANLELASSSNHLALPVADFAQSAHASSASPVAHSSSVGVSTTGGSTSALIASPFVGSSLKASATPELVSHSTHPLARDSLAASVSRSSMSTDKETPPTHGDSAGANDARLDSSAIWFNLGQSTDAKSDKTMPEQGSLVQPAPINASQTLASIPFDLKFPAQPMQ; from the coding sequence ATGGGACGTAAAAAGATCAAGATCCAACCCATCAAGGAGGATCGCAACCGATCCGTCACCTATCTCAAGCGCAAGGCCGGCCTCTTCAAAAAGGCGCACGAGCTTGCCGTCTTGACCGACTCACAGGTTGCTGTCATCGTCTTTGGTCACAATGGCAAGCTTGCCGAATTCTGCTCTACCGACATTGACCTCCTGCTTTTGCGATATACTGAGTACGACGGAATTGCCGAGAGGAAAGGACCGCGTAACTACCTCCACTTGGACAAAGATTCggacgacaacgacgacgacgacaacgacaacgatgaAAATGACAATGACAGCGCCGACGGCCCAAATGAACACTTTGCAGATCCAAATCGCGCAAACGGTCGAGAGACAgctggtggaagcggtAGGAACGCCAAGGGCTTGAGTGGTACCAAGCGTAAATCCGAGCATAGATCACCCTCAGGACGCAGCAATGGTTTCAATCCTTCAAGCGTagccgcagctgcagcctctTCGAGTCTAGGCGCTGGTTTCGATATCGCCACTGGACCGAGCGCCAAGCAGACCCTCAATGCCGCCATTCGTCAGAAGAGTCAGAACCATTCCTCCACCCATTCGACCTCGGTGGCTGCAGACTTTGTTCCAACCCAAGGCGTCTACCATTCGGTACCATTTGGCCATGCTACCATGCCCGATCCCGGCATGCAGCACGAGCACAGCGTAATGGGTGCATCGATGACCTCCATGGCACCAAAGATGTCTTCTCCAGCAATGCCAGAGGCAAATAACAGAGTGACCGGACAAGCCAccagtagcagcagcgcgtCAGCAAACCCGACCAGAGCTCAGGCGATCGCCAACATGTCGATATGCATGCCCACCGACGACCGCATTCCCAGCTTTATCTCGCCTACCATACCTGGGTTCGGCTTGACTCCCGGAGGAACTGTGGTGACGCCAGGCGGAAGGCGATTTAGCTTCTCGGACGTCTTGTCGCGGAGTTGCACCAATATGACAGTGCAGCGACCAGTAACGGCGAGCTCCTCGCTCGTTCCGCATCTCTTTCATACCGATACACTTTCCCTCACCGCAACTCCGCCGCAGGACGCATCGCTGTCGGCAGTGTTGCGCTCCAGCTCACCTCTGATAGCAAGACCGGCAACAACAGCATTTCATCGATCGATGACACCAACGTACAGTCAGGCAACGTACGCACCGACTTCGGAGGCTTCACTGGTACATAACAACGCTTCGTCTTTCGGAGCTGACATCATTCGGCCCTTcactgccgctgccaacctTGAGCTCGCCAGCTCATCTAACCATCTTGCCCTGCCGGTCGCAGATTTCGCTCAGAGTGCCCATGCGAGCTCAGCGTCTCCTGTCGCCCATTCGTCTTCGGTGGGTGTCAGTACAACAGGAGGCTCGACCAGTGCCTTGATCGCTAGCCCATTTGTGGGTTCCAGCCTCAAAGCATCAGCGACGCCCGAGCTCGTGTCACACAGCACCCATCCATTAGCGCGAGACAGCCTTGCTGCGTCGGTCTCGAGATCATCCATGTCGACAGACAAAGAGACACCCCCTACACATGGCGATAGCGCGGGTGCCAACGATGCGAGACTGGATTCAAGCGCGATATGGTTCAATCTGGGACAAAGCACAGATGCAAAGTCGGACAAGACCATGCCAGAGCAAGGTAGTCTCGTGCAGCCAGCGCCCATCAATGCGTCGCAGACATTGGCTTCTATCCCATTCGACCTCAAGTTTCCGGCACAGCCGATGCAGTAA
- a CDS encoding uncharacterized protein (related to VPS10 domain-containing receptor SorCS1 precursor) encodes MSTIPLRHSRRQWLPLFLLYLVSTLIILPAATLAADAGVKVSRFAHLPSKVSYFDDSSVVLYHDATAGVVYRSEDEGKTWSPVSGSSSGKAAMLVPHPYDKKQAFILSRELTHWRSTDRGKTWQEFLTPEPPATRAGPPMEFHADEKHWDWIIFTGKKCSMWTPWGGRICHDEAYYTTNAFATNPPRLLEFVMHCNWAKATPEMQTSTDALERIFCIAWEDAQEQRRSMVAGGTGGSTRLFQSDDFFKSRKMVELDMGRNARQFAGLGPSKRFLVTALRDSQGSSSKAGTEMALFVTKDGVKWEKAKFPHGSELRENAYTVVDSTSHSIMIDVVDSVYDNTGVLFTSDSTGTQFVESLRGTRRTPQGLVDFEHLVKIDGVGIANVQSEAEGGVRSMITFDDGSSWHTLKPPAEDDKGKRIDCDPSDAENCALHLWSVSGKTNVGKLFSSVAPGFVMGVGTIGKGLKNYDECDTFLSIDAGRTWKMVSRDAHKYEFGDQGSVLVMVDDEDVTDHVSYSTNFGKTWNKLSLGVTMRAKVLTTIPDSTSLKFLLVGSQTRKQAGGKDRNVVIFLDFAEMKKSKCRESDMEKWYVQAAAEGSCLMGHKQWYKRRKPDADCFIQDKFHDPEDKEDPCPCTDADYECDFGFVRDKQGECVATGNEHIPEGACAKPSDTYLGSSGYRKVPGNTCDAGKGIRKDEKTQKSCSGKNMPQKGSVLHKSFTFPSLVVDKMYFPESSSVLVQLADGTVFQSLNDGYSWKQLNGDGAPSSAEDRFLTMALHAYDPKRGYLITAGQRVYYTTNQGASWSWFSVPLPANGLGINILDFHPDRSDWLIWTGSRDCTFSTAKQCHAEAWYSVSNGAKWEKIDSYVRTCSWARDKKLKMDARAIFCESYQDKKGNQREFTAANRLELIRGDEFYRKRTRVFDAVVGFAVFEQYLVVAEYVTTSSAPGLQLHVSLNGRDFAPIHFPPGMQLGTRAYTVLDSVTDAIFLHFTTHSEAGSEWGTLLKSNSNGTFYTQSLDFVNRNDKGFVDFEKMMGLDGVAIVNVVSNPDDASVSRQKDLVTRITHNDGGRWKSLVPPSRDVYGQPYECNKVGCDLHLHGFTERDDPRDTYSSPSAVGLMMGVGNVGRKLAPYRDSDTFLTRDGGFSWEEVHKDAHKWEFGDQGSIIVLVNDEQATDSVLYSLNEGVTWESYTFGERMRISQIVTVPEDTHRRFILVGTPSGSATKSVAIYLDFSALESRKCVLNVAKPEADDFELWSPSEERAEQCLFGRQTYYYRRKRRADCYVGEKIVQPHSVSRNCSCTEADFECEFNHYRDAKGTCVLYPGVSPLSTDAASQCWAADSDGYWYERTNVRKIPYSWCTQGSRPDRGTRHVCSNNLRAHGFLWWFFVIGCAFGLAGLVGYWWAKKQSSRPGYGSSGRIRLPDASNRLYGRDSELVQNLASVPRFVLGAASAGFARFREIASDRIPFVRNRLDRSRGAYGGYRHLSTDEDAAMLPDFEEEEFER; translated from the coding sequence ATGTCTACAATACCTCTCCGGCATAGTAGAAGGCAGTGGCTTCCGCTTTTTCTCCTCTATCTTGTATCGACTCTTATCATTCTCCCTGCAGCAACGTTGGCAGCGGATGCAGGCGTCAAAGTTTCCCGCTTTGCACATCTTCCCTCCAAGGTCAGCTACTTTGACGACAGCTCCGTCGTGCTCTATCATGACGCTACTGCAGGCGTTGTCTATCGCTCAGAAGATGAAGGCAAGACGTGGTCTCCTGTCTCTGGCTCTTCCTCGGGCAAGGCAGCCATGCTCGTGCCTCATCCTTACGACAAGAAGCAGGCTTTCATCCTCTCGCGCGAGTTGACCCATTGGCGCTCCACTGATCGCGGCAAGACTTGGCAAGAATTTCTCACACCTGAACCACCAGCCACGCGTGCTGGTCCGCCCATGGAATTCCATGCCGATGAGAAGCACTGGGACTGGATCATCTTTACCGGCAAAAAATGCTCCATGTGGACACCCTGGGGAGGCAGAATTTGTCACGACGAAGCCTACTACACCACCAACGCCTTTGCCACGAATCCGCCTAGATTGCTCGAGTTTGTCATGCATTGCAATTGGGCCAAGGCAACACCCGAAATGCAGACAAGCACGGATGCTctcgagcgcatctttTGCATAGCTTGGGAAGATGCGCAGGAGCAAAGACGCTCCATGGTGGCAGGAGGCACAGGTGGATCCACCAGGCTCTTCCAGTCGGATGACTTTTTCAAGTCGAGAAAGATGGTTGAGCTCGATATGGGCCGCAACGCTCGGCAATTCGCCGGACTCGGGCCTTCGAAACGATTTCTCGTAACAGCGCTCCGCGATTCTCAGGGTAGTTCGTCAAAAGCTGGCACCGAAATGGCGCTCTTTGTGACAAAAGATGGTGTCAAGTGGGAAAAGGCCAAGTTCCCACACGGTTCCGAGCTGCGCGAGAACGCCTACACAGTAGTAGACAGCACCTCACATTCGATCATGATCGATGTCGTCGACTCGGTCTACGACAATACCGGTGTACTCTTCACCAGCGACAGCACAGGTACGCAGTTTGTAGAGTCGCTACGTGGCACACGTCGAACGCCGCAAGGGTTGGTCGACTTTGAGCATctggtcaagatcgacggTGTCGGCATCGCCAACGTGCAATCGGAAGCCGAGGGCGGGGTGCGCTCCATGATCACTTttgacgatggcagcagctggcaTACGCTCAAACCACCCGCTGAGGACGACAAGGGTAAACGCATCGACTGCGATCCCAGTGATGCCGAAAATTGTGCTTTGCATCTCTGGTCCGTCTCGGGCAAGACAAATGTCGGCAAGCTCTTTTCCTCGGTCGCCCCGGGCTTTGTTATGGGCGTCGGGACCATCGGCAAAGGCTTGAAGAACTACGACGAGTGCGACACCTTTCTCAGCATCGATGCAGGGCGCACATGGAAAATGGTCTCGCGCGACGCGCACAAGTACGAGTTTGGTGACCAGGGCTCGGTGCTCGTCATggtggacgacgaagatgtTACAGACCACGTTTCCTACTCGACCAACTTTGGCAAGACATGGAACAAACTGAGCCTGGGCGTCACGATGCGCGCCAAAGTTCTCACCACGATTCCGGATAGCACCTCGCTCAagttcttgctcgtcggcagTCAGACGAGAAAGCAGGCAGGTGGAAAGGATCGCAACGTCGTCATCTTTCTCGACTTTGCAGagatgaagaagagcaaATGTAGGGAAAGCGACATGGAAAAGTGGTACGTGCAGGCTGCTGCGGAGGGAAGCTGTCTCATGGGTCACAAACAGTGGTACAAGCGCAGAAAGCCGGACGCAGACTGTTTCATTCAAGACAAGTTTCACGATCCTGAGGACAAGGAGGATCCGTGTCCCTGCACCGATGCTGACTACGAATGCGATTTCGGCTTTGTACGCGACAAGCAAGGCGAGTGTGTGGCGACAGGCAACGAGCATATTCCGGAAGGCGCTTGTGCCAAGCCTAGCGATACGTATCTGGGGTCGTCCGGATATCGCAAAGTGCCAGGTAACACGTGCGATGCCGGAAAGGGCATTCGCAAGGATGAAAAGACGCAAAAGTCGTGCAGCGGCAAGAATATGCCTCAAAAAGGCAGCGTGCTGCACAAGTCTTTCACATTTCCTTCACTCGTGGTTGACAAGATGTACTTTCCGGAATCGTCAAGCGTGCTCGTACAGCTCGCCGACGGCACGGTGTTTCAATCGCTCAACGACGGATACTCGTGGAAACAGCTCAATGGAGATGGAGCGCCGTCATCTGCGGAAGACCGATTCCTGACCATGGCGCTCCATGCGTACGACCCGAAGCGCGGCTACTTGATCACGGCAGGCCAGCGTGTCTACTATACGACGAATCAGGGCgcgagctggagctggtTCTCTGTACCGCTTCCGGCCAACGGTCTGGGAATCAACATCCTCGACTTCCACCCAGACCGGTCGGACTGGCTGATCTGGACGGGCAGTCGCGACTGCACCTTTTCCACCGCCAAGCAGTGCCATGCGGAAGCTTGGTATTCGGTCAGCAACGGCGCCAAGTGGGAAAAGATCGACTCGTACGTGCGCACATGCTCGTGGGCGCGTGACAAAAAGCTCAAGATGGACGCTCGCGCCATCTTTTGCGAGAGCTACCAGGACAAGAAGGGCAACCAGCGCGAGTTTACCGCTGCCAATCGACTTGAGCTGATCCGCGGCGACGAGTTTTACCGCAAGCGCACACGCGTGTTCGATGCCGTTGTTGGGTTTGCCGTGTTTGAGCAGTACCTGGTAGTGGCCGAGTATGTGACGACGTCTTCGGCACCCGGTCTGCAACTGCACGTTTCGCTCAATGGGCGCGACTTTGCACCGATCCACTTCCCGCCCGGTATGCAGCTGGGCACGCGCGCGTATACAGtgctcgactcggtcaCGGACGCGATTTTCTTGCACTTTACAACGCACTCGGAGGCAGGATCTGAGTGGGGAACGCTGCTCAAGAGCAACTCGAATGGCACGTTCTACACGCagtcgctcgactttgtcaaCCGCAACGACAAGGGATTCGTCGACTTTGAAAAGATGATGGGTCTAGATGGTGTGGCGATTGTCAATGTTGTGAGTAATCCAGACGAcgcctcggtctcgaggcAGAAAGATCTGGTGACGCGCATAACGCACAACGATGGTGGTCGATGGAAGTCACTGGTGCCACCGAGTCGCGATGTGTACGGCCAACCGTACGAATGCAACAAGGTGGGATGTGACTTGCATCTGCACGGCTTTACCGAGCGCGACGACCCTAGAGACACGTACAGCAGCCCGTCGGCGGTTGGTCTGATGATGGGCGTCGGCAATGTGGGTCGCAAGCTAGCACCGTACCGCGACTCTGACACGTTTCTGACGCGCGATGGCGGATTTAGCTGGGAAGAAGTGCACAAAGATGCGCACAAATGGGAATTTGGCGACCAGGGTTCCATCATTGTTCTGgtcaacgacgagcaagcgacgGATAGCGTGCTGTACTCGCTCAACGAAGGTGTCACGTGGGAATCGTATACATTCGGCGAAAGGATGCGCATCTCGCAGATCGTCACAGTGCCAGAGGACACGCATCGACGCTTCATTCTTGTGGGTACGCCTTCTGGGTCGGCGACCAAGAGCGTAGCGATCTATCTGGATTTCTCAGCGCTCGAATCTCGCAAATGCGTGCTCAACGTGGCGAAACCGGAGGCGGACGATTTCGAGCTTTGGTCGCCGAGTGAAGAGCGTGCCGAGCAGTGTCTATTTGGACGTCAGACGTACTACTATCGACGCAAGCGACGAGCCGACTGCTATGTGGGCGAGAAGATTGTCCAGCCTCATTCAGTGAGCCGCAACTGCTCGTGTACCGAGGCGGATTTCGAGTGCGAGTTTAATCACTATCGCGATGCGAAAGGCACGTGCGTGCTGTATCCAGGCGTTTCGCCCTTGTCGACGGACGCGGCGAGTCAGTGCTGGGCAGCAGACAGCGACGGATACTGGTACGAGAGGACAAATGTTCGCAAGATTCCTTATTCTTGGTGTACGCAAGGAAGCCGACCGGATCGAGGCACCAGGCATGTTTGCAGCAACAATCTGCGCGCTCACGGATTCCTGTGGTGGTTCTTCGTGATTGGATGCGCGTTTGGCTTGGCGGGGCTAGTGGGATACTGGTgggccaagaagcagtCGAGTCGACCTGGGTATGGCAGTTCGGGACGTATCCGCCTACCGGACGCGTCGAACCGACTGTATGGACGCGACTCGGAACTGGTACAGAATCTGGCATCGGTGCCAAGATTTGTGCTTGGCGCAGCAAGTGCGGGCTTTGCGCGGTTCAGAGAGATAGCATCGGATCGCATTCCATTCGTGCGCAACCGGCTCGACCGATCCAGAGGAGCTTACGGTGGATACCGGCATCTGTCGACCGACGAAGATGCTGCCATGCTCCCCGACTTTGAAGAGGAAGAATTCGAGCGTTAG